A genomic window from Fusobacterium sp. includes:
- the radC gene encoding RadC family protein — MEKYSSEGHRKRLKEKYIKSGYNAFHEYEILEILLTYSILRKDVKPIAKKLLEVFGSMGKIFGADIKELIKIDGIGESSAVFLKLMGDIAKNSFKENLEDNDILNIKSKNDLISYLRGDIGFSKREEFKVLFLNSANNLIASETLFYGTIDKSAVYPREIVERIIKNGAKSVVFAHNHPSGNISPSKQDIELTQHMYDSLKNLDIRLIDHIIITKNSYFSFLEEGLIEY; from the coding sequence ATGGAAAAATATTCTTCAGAGGGACATAGAAAAAGACTTAAAGAAAAATATATAAAAAGTGGCTATAATGCTTTTCATGAGTATGAAATACTAGAAATACTTCTCACATATTCAATTCTTAGAAAGGATGTTAAACCTATAGCAAAAAAACTTTTAGAAGTATTTGGCTCAATGGGAAAAATATTTGGTGCAGATATAAAGGAATTAATAAAAATAGATGGAATAGGAGAAAGCAGTGCTGTTTTTCTTAAATTAATGGGAGATATAGCTAAAAATAGTTTTAAGGAAAATTTGGAAGACAATGATATTTTAAATATAAAGAGTAAAAATGACTTGATATCTTATTTGAGAGGAGATATAGGTTTTTCTAAAAGAGAAGAATTTAAAGTGCTGTTTTTAAATTCAGCAAATAATTTAATAGCAAGCGAAACGCTTTTTTATGGTACAATAGATAAAAGTGCAGTTTATCCAAGAGAGATAGTTGAGAGAATAATAAAGAATGGAGCTAAATCAGTAGTTTTTGCCCATAATCATCCCTCTGGAAATATAAGTCCATCAAAGCAAGATATAGAACTGACACAACATATGTATGATAGTCTTAAAAATTTAGATATAAGACTGATTGACCATATAATAATTACAAAAAATTCCTATTTTAGTTTTTTAGAAGAAGGATTGATAGAATATTAG
- the cobT gene encoding nicotinate-nucleotide--dimethylbenzimidazole phosphoribosyltransferase, translated as MEELKKIIGGIEGADREAVRAAQEELDRKMKPNGSLGTLEDIAIKLAGIGGFPVKKINRRCHIVASADNGVIEEGISSCPLEYTRIVSEAMLNKIAAIGLLTKTLGVDFNLVDIGIKDSIPRDYTNLYRKNVKKGTNNFYKEAAMTQEECVKAIMVGIELIKEKAEAGYDIFSNGEMGIGNTSTSSAVLYSFTKGDIDKIVGRGGGLSDSGLIKKKKIIVESCEKYDTFNMEIVDVLAHVGGLDIACMVGMYIGAARYKKPMLVDGFISSVAALAACKIEPKIKDYIIATHMSEEPGMELVLKELGEEAFFNMKMRLGEGTGAVLAYPIIDCAIEVINGMKTPTAVYELFL; from the coding sequence ATGGAAGAGTTAAAAAAAATTATTGGAGGAATAGAAGGGGCAGATAGAGAGGCTGTAAGAGCAGCACAGGAAGAACTTGACAGAAAAATGAAGCCTAATGGGAGTCTTGGAACTCTTGAAGATATAGCAATTAAACTTGCAGGAATTGGTGGGTTTCCTGTGAAAAAAATAAATAGAAGATGTCATATAGTAGCATCAGCAGATAATGGAGTAATAGAAGAAGGAATTTCTTCATGTCCTTTGGAATATACACGTATAGTATCAGAAGCTATGCTCAATAAAATAGCAGCCATAGGTCTTTTAACAAAAACATTAGGAGTAGATTTCAATCTTGTGGATATAGGAATAAAAGATTCTATCCCTAGAGATTATACTAATTTATATAGAAAAAATGTAAAAAAAGGAACCAATAACTTTTATAAAGAAGCAGCAATGACACAGGAAGAATGTGTAAAAGCAATAATGGTAGGAATAGAATTGATAAAGGAAAAAGCAGAAGCAGGATATGATATTTTTTCAAATGGAGAAATGGGAATAGGGAATACTTCAACAAGCTCAGCAGTTCTATATTCTTTTACAAAAGGAGATATAGATAAGATAGTTGGCAGAGGGGGAGGACTTTCTGACAGTGGTCTTATTAAAAAGAAAAAAATAATAGTTGAATCTTGCGAAAAATATGATACATTTAATATGGAGATAGTAGATGTACTAGCTCATGTAGGTGGATTAGATATAGCCTGTATGGTAGGAATGTATATTGGAGCAGCAAGATACAAAAAACCTATGCTTGTAGATGGTTTCATATCAAGTGTAGCAGCTTTGGCAGCTTGTAAAATAGAACCAAAGATAAAAGATTATATAATTGCAACTCATATGAGTGAAGAACCAGGAATGGAATTAGTATTAAAAGAACTGGGAGAAGAGGCATTTTTTAATATGAAAATGAGACTGGGAGAGGGAACAGGAGCAGTACTTGCTTATCCTATAATTGATTGTGCAATAGAAGTAATAAATGGAATGAAAACACCAACAGCAGTGTATGAACTTTTTCTTTAG